In Lepeophtheirus salmonis unplaced genomic scaffold, UVic_Lsal_1.4 unplaced_contig_12472_pilon, whole genome shotgun sequence, a single window of DNA contains:
- the LOC121130830 gene encoding LOW QUALITY PROTEIN: aprataxin-like (The sequence of the model RefSeq protein was modified relative to this genomic sequence to represent the inferred CDS: inserted 2 bases in 2 codons) yields the protein MMIRNHVQKTRKKSSLSNNSKKIEKHWSLGLISSMSNPSNQLYKDDSMVIIEDKFPKARHHFLALPLEXITTLKDLSECFIPLLKHLQSKSKKFIDDNYPDIAFKLGFHAIPSMTQIHCHIISQDFDSPCLKNKKHWNSFNTXFFIEISEFISLLDSSCQHVSIDEKKYLLYLKSELSCHKCTYKPKNMPDLKQHLAIHN from the exons ATGATGATAAGAAATCATGTTCAG aaaacacGAAAAAAATCTAGTTTGTCGaataattccaagaaaatagAGAAACATTGGTCATTAGGCTTGATTTCTTCTATGTCAAATCCATCTAACCAGCTGTATAAGGATGATTCAATGGTTATTATCGAAGATAAATTTCCCAAGGCAAGGCATCATTTCTTAGCACTTCCCCTTG AAATTACAACTCTAAAAGATTTATCTGAATGTTTCATTCCATTACTGAAACATTTACAGTCAAAGTCGAAGAAATTTATTGATGACAATTACCCTGATATTGCGTTTAAATTAGGTTTTCATGCCATTCCAAGTATGACACAGATTCATTGTCATATCATTAGCCAGGATTTTGATTCGCCatgtttgaaaaacaaaaaacattggaATTCATTTAATA cctttttcattgaaatatccGAGTTCATTTCATTGCTTGACTCTTCTTGTCAACATGTCAGTattgatgagaaaaaatactTGTTATACTTAAAATCAGAGCTCTCATGTCATAAATGTACCTACAAGCCAAAAAATATGCCTGATCTCAAGCAACATCTAgcaatacataattaa
- the LOC121130829 gene encoding palmitoyltransferase ZDHHC3-like, which yields MDSKYTRLDISSSSPYYTPTSKKDNRCICNSDVWCVGDICGVFCAFFTWSLIFYAEFVVTQVILLPTFNSTFSIINLLLFQMLTILAVASHLRAMLTDPGAVPRGNATKENIEKMGFREGQVIFKCPKCSCIKPERAHHCSVCQRCVRKMDHHCPWVNNCVGEGNQKFFVLFTLYIALMSIHALFLALAHFVDCLGSEWRKCTAYSPPATIILLLFLIFEGMLFALFTSIMFCTQLSAIWYDETGIESLKNEEAIWHRNSQWKSFKAVFGHFSFEWFSPFTKVRLPGKSHGYLFSV from the exons ATGGATAGTAAGTACACAAGATTGGACATTTCCTCTTCTTCACCCTACTATACACCAACTTCTAAAAAGGATAATCGGTGTATTTGTAATTCCGATGTCTGGTGTGTCGGA GACATATGTGGAGTTTTTTGCGCCTTCTTCACTTGGTCTCTCATCTTCTATGCGGAGTTCGTCGTGACTCAAGTCATCCTTTTGCCCACCTTCAATTCCACGTTTAGTatcattaatttacttttatttcaaatgctTACAATCCTCGCTGTAGCATCTCATCTCCGAGCCATGTTGACTGATCCG GGAGCTGTTCCTAGAGGGAACGCTACAaaggaaaacattgaaaaaatgggCTTTCGTGAAGGACAAGTGATCTTTAAATGTCCGAAATGTTCCTGCATCAAGCCAGAAAGAGCACATCATTGTTCTGTTTGTCAAAGATGTGTACGTAAAATGGATCATCACTGCCCCTGGGTCAACAACTGCGTTGGAGAAGGGAATCAaaaattctttgttttgttCACT CTCTACATCGCATTAATGTCTATTCATGCCCTTTTCTTGGCTTTAGCTCATTTTGTGGATTGTTTAGGGTCCGAATGGAGAAAGTGCACGGCCTACTCACCCCCCGCTACGATTATACTCTTACTGTTCTTAATCTTTGAGGGCATGTTGTTTGCACTCTTTACGTCCATCATGTTTTGTACTCAACTCTCTGCAATCTGGTATGATGAAACG GGTATTGAGTCCCTTAAAAATGAAGAAGCAATTTGGCATAGAAATTCTCAATGGAAATCATTTAAGGCAGTATTTGGGCATTTCTCTTTCGAATGGTTCTCACCCTTTACCAAAGTCCGTTTGCCTGGAAAAAGTCACGggtatttattttctgtatga